CGCCGGACCAGCGCGTGCTGGCGCGCGTGGCGCAGGGCGAGACGATCGCGACGACGAGCCCGCTGCCCGCGATCGGCGACCACGAGCTCTCGGCGGTCGGCGACGTGCCGGTCGTGCTCGACCGCGAGGCGAACGCCATCGTGGTCGACGGCGAGCCGCACGCCCTCGACGAGGTCGCGCTGCGCATCCAGCAGCCGGGCGACGAGCACGACGCGGTGCTGCTCGCGACCGGCACCGGCCTCGTCGAGGTGCCGCTCGACGGGGGCGACGCGACGAGCGTCGACGCGGGGCTCGACGTGCCGGCGACCACGCCGGCCGAGGCATCCGCCCCGGTCCGCCTCGACGGGTGCGCGCACGGCGCGTGGGCCGTCGCGCAGGCGTACCTCCTCGCGTGCGACGGCCGCGCCGATCGGTACCGCATCGCGCAGCCCACGGCGGGATCCGCGCTCGAGTTCCGGCGCAATCGCGACGTGATCGCCCTCAACAACCTCTCGAACGGCGACGCCTGGCTGGTCGACTCCGACCTGCGCCTCGTCGACAACTGGGAGGAGGTCACGCCGCCGGTCGAGTACGACGACGAGGAGGGCGACGAGACGAGCTCGACGCAGTCGTTCGAGGACACCCTCGCCGACCGCACCGACGTGAACCGCCCGCCCAACGCACGCGACGACGAGCTGGGCGTGCGTCCCGGCCGCGCGACGATCCTCGAGGTGCTCGAGAACGACACCGATCCCGATGGCGACGTGCTCACGATCGCGGGTACGAGCGAGATCCCCGAATCGGCCGGGCGGCTCGAGCACATCGACGGTTCGCGCGCGCTGCAGTTCACGCCCGCCCCGGGGGCATCCGGCACCGTGTCGTTCCGGTACACGGTCGACGACGGGCGGCTCGGCGTCGCGGAGGCGCAGGTCGACGTGACCGTGCGTCCGACCGGCGAGAACCTGCCGCCGGTGCCGCACCGCGAGGCGGCCGTGAGCGTCGAGCAGGGCCGGTCGATCTCGTACCACGTGCTGGCCGACTGGAACGACCCCGACGGCGACGACCTGTACCTCGTGAACGCATCGCCGACGAGCGGCGACTCGGTGCGCTTCGGGCCGGACGGGTACGTGACGTTCGAGCACCGCACCGGCGAGATCGGGCTCAAGGAGGTGCAGTACGTCGTCTCCGACGGCGCGGCGACCGCGACCGGCACCCTCACCGTCGACGTGCGGCCCACGGGGAGCCTGAACCCCGTCGGCACGCCCGACCACGCGCAGGTCTTCGCGGGCGAGCGGGTGCTGCTCGAGCCGCTCGCCAACGACCTGAGCCCGTCGGGCGCACCGCTCGTGCTGCTCGGGGTGGCCGAGGTCGAGGGGGCGGATGCCACGGCGAACACCGAGCTCGGCACCGTCGCCTTCTCGGCGAACGAGGTCGGCAGCCACCTCTTCACCTACGACCTCGCGGCGGGCGACGCGGTGAGCGTCGGGCTGATCCGCGTCGATGTGCTCGAGGCGCCCGAGCAGGCGCTGCCGCCCATCGCGGTCACCGACACGGCGTACCTGCGCGCGGGTGAGCCCACGAGCGTGCCGCTGCTCGCGAACGACGCCTCGCCGAACGGGCGCGTGCTCGCCGTGCAGTCGGTCGAGCTCGGTGAGATCGACGACCTCGTGACGGTCGAGCTGCTCGGCAACGCCGTCGCCCGCATCACGGCCTCCGCGGCGCTGACCGAGCCGCTCCAGTTCGGCTACACGGTCTCCGACGGGTCCGCCACCGCCGAGGCATCCGTCGCCGTCGTGCCCGTGCCACCGCTCGTGAAGCACCAGCCGCCGATCGCCGTGCCCGACACCGCCACCGTGCGGGCGGGCGACATCGCGACGGTCGCGGTCACCGCGAACGACGTGCACCCCGACTCCGCGCCCTTCCACGTGCTGCCCGACCTGGCCGAGTCGCCGGAGGCAGGCCTCGCGTTCGTGACGGGCGACACCGTGCGCTTCCAGGCGCCCGACGAGCCGGGCACTCACCGGGTGTCGTACACGATCGCCGACGGGTTCGACGAGACCGCGACGGCGTCGGTGACCTTCGTGGTGACGCCCGCGGGCGACGACGCGGCACCGCTGCCCGCGCCGATCACGGCCCGCACGTTCGCCGGGTCGACCGTGGAGGTCGAGGTGCCGCTCGACGGCATCGACCCCGACGGCGACTCGGTGCTGCTGCGCGGGGTGACCTCGCCGCCGTCGCTCGGCCGCGTGGTCGAGTCGATCAGCACGGGGTTCACGTACGAGGCGTTCGCGGGTTCGACCGGCACCGACGCGTTCGAGTACGAGGTCGTCGACACGTCGGGCGAGGTCGCGACGGGCACCGTGCGCATCGGCGTGATCCCGCGGCCCGAGGTCACGCCGCCGCCGAACGCGGTCGACGACGTGGTCGAGCTGCGCCCCGGCCGCACGGGCTCGATCGACGTGCTCGGCAACGACTCCGACCCGAGCGGCTACCCGATCCGCGTCGACGAGCAGCTCGCGAACGTCGACCTGGCGCTCGAGGCCGAGGTGCGCGCGAACCGCGTCGTCGTGACCGCGCCCGAGCGCGAGGGCGGCTTCTCGCTGCGCTACGAGATCACGAACGGCCACGGCGGCGCGGACGCGGCGTACGTGCAGGTGAAGGTCACCGAGGACGCCCGCATCGACCCGCCCTCCGCCGAGGACCAGGTGATCGAGCCCGAGGACGTGCTGGGCGTCGACACCGTCACGGTGCATCCGCTCGACGACGCGCAGAACCCCGGCGGGCTGGTCGAGGACCTCGTCGTGACGCTCGAGGGGCCCAACGCCGGCAGCGGCACGGTGCTGCCGAACGGCGCGATCGTGGTCACCCCGTCGACCGAGCGCCAGGCCGTCGCCTACCGGCTCACGAACGACGTCGACGACCTCTCGGCGATGGCGTTCGTGATCGTGCCGCCCGTGCCCGACCCCGACGCGCTCGCCGCGGACGACGAGCCCGACGAGGAGCAGTTCCCGCTGCCGTACCTCGCCGAGATCGGCGAGCAGTTCGTGCGCATGAACGGCTCCGTCTCGTGGAGCCTCGCCGACGTCGTGGTCGTGCCGAGCGGCCGTCCGATCGAGGTGCTCTCGGCGAGTGCCACCAACGCCGACGGCAGCCCGGTGCTCGCGGACGCGGCGACCCTCGCGTTCGCACCGGCGACCGACTACCGCGGGCAGGCGTCGGTCACGTTCCAGGTGACGGATGCCGCGGGCACGGCCGAGCAGGCCGAGCGCACCGCCTTCCTGACCATCCCGGTCACGGTCGGCTCCGCCGACTTCACCGACGTGCCGCCGACCTTCACGCCGCGCACCGTGCAGCTCGAGGCGGGGGAGGAGCCCGTGCAGGTCGACCTGCGCGACTCGAGCGGCCATCCGAACCCCGACGTGCTCGCGCGCCTGGCCTACGGCGGACTGTCGGGCGGCACGGCCGAGATCGTGCCGGCGCTCGAGGGCAGCATCCTGACCCTCACCGCGCCGCTCGGCGTGCAGCCGGGCACCTCCGCGACGCTGTCGTTCACGCTCGGGTTCGACGAGTTCACCGTGCCCGGCTCGATCGAGGTGCAGGTCGTGTCCTCGTCGCGCCCGACGCCCGAGGCGGTCGACGACCAGGTCGAGATGACCCGCGCGCAGGTGCAGCGCGTCGACGTGCTCGCGAACGACTTCGACCCGTTCGCCCCCGAGGCGCTCCGCATCGTCGACGCGCGGATCGACCAGGCCAGCGTGGGCAGCAACGCCTCCGTCGCCTTCACCGGTCAGGACGTGAGCGTGACCACGGGCGCGGCGTTCACGGGCACGCTCAGCGTCGTCTACCGCATCCAGGACGCCACGCGCGACCCGGCCCGCGAGACCCAGGGCCGGCTCACGGTCGTCGTGCGCGACGCGCCCGACGCCCCGGCGACACCGGCGACGTCGCCCGGCGACGGCAGCGCGACCGTGCGGTGGCAGGCGCCCGCGACGAACAACTCGCCGATCACCGGCTACACCGTGCACTGGACCGGTGGCGGCTCGCGCAGCTTCGGCGCCGGTGCGGCGGGCACCGACCAGACCATCGGCGGGCTGTCCAACGGCTCGTCGGTGCAGTTCTGGGTGACCGCGACGAACGCCATCGGCACCTCGGCCGCATCGCCGAAGAGCTCCGCGATCGTGCCGTACGGCGTGCCGACCGCGCCGCGGAACGTGACCCTCAACGCGTCGCAGACCGGCAACGCGCGCCTCAACATGTCGTGGACCGCGCCCGCCGACGACGGCGGACGCGCGGTCACCGAGTACCGCTGGCGCTTCACCGAGGGGTCGAGCGCATCCGGCACGACGACGAGCCGCAGCGACGCCATCACCGGCAGCAACGGCACCCGCTACCGCTACGAGGTGCGGGCCTGTAACGCACGCGGATGCGGCCCGTGGGCGGCGTCCAACCGCGACACCCCGACGGCCCCGCCGCCGCCGGAGCCGGGCGGCACGATCTTCAAGGGCGGCCTCTCGACGGTCGCCTGCTCGGGCTGCCGCTACGTGGGCATCGACTACCACGACTTCCCGGCCGGCTCGTACCGCATCACGACGTTCATCAACGGCAGCAACGGCGGCCTCACCGAGAACACCTACTCGATGGGCACCGACGGGTCGATCGTGATCTGGAACAGCCTCGGCATCCGCAACGACGACCGCATCCAGGTGCGATTCACCCGCACGAGCAACGGCGCCGTCTACTGGTCGGACGCCATCACGAACTGGGACTCGCTCCCCATCCGCGGCGGCACGCCGTGACGACACCACCCGAGGAGACACCATGACCGTCACGCAGGAACAGGCCGACTGGTTCCACGACGCCTTCACCCGGCTCGTCGGCAACGTCGATCGCGCGATCCTCGGCAAGCGCGACGTGATCCGCCTCGTCGTGACCGCCATGCTCACCGAGGGGCACGTGCTGCTCGAGGACGTGCCGGGCACCGGCAAGACGCAGCTCGCCAAGGCGCTGGCGAACACGCTCGACGGCTCGAACTCGCGCATCCAGTTCACCCCCGACCTGCTGCCGTCCGACGTCACGGGCGTCACCATCTACGACCAGCACCAGGGGGCGTTCGAGTTCCACCGCGGGCCGATCTTCGCCTCGGTCGTGCTCGCCGACGAGATCAACCGCGCGAGCCCGAAGACCCAGTCGGCGCTGCTCGAAGTCATGGAGGAGGGCCGGGTCACGGTCGACGGCGTCGCGCACGACGTGGGCAGCCCGTTCATGGTGATCGCGACCCAGAACCCGGTCGAGCAGGCGGGCACGTACACCCTGCCCGAGGCGCAGCTCGATCGCTTCCTCGTCAAGACCTCGCTCGGCTACCCCGACCACGACACCGCGCTCGCGCTGCTCGTCGACTCGTCGAACCGCTCGCGCTCGGCGGGCGTCGCGCCGATCATCGCGGCCGAGTCGATCACCGCGATGGCGCAGCTCGCGGCCGACGTGCACGTCGACCCGTCGGTGCTCGACTACCTCAACCGCATCGTGGCCGCGACCCGGGAGCACCCCGACACGACCCTCGGCGTCTCGATGCGCGGCGCGCTGGCGCTCGCGCGCGCCGTCAAGACGTGGGCGATCTCGCAGGGCCGCACCTACGCCACGCCCGACGACGTGCGCGAGCTCGCCGAGCCCGTGCTCGCGCACCGCGTCATCGTCGACCCCGAGTCGGCGTTCCGCGGCGTGACGGCCGCGCAGGTGGTCGGCGGCTGCGTCGCGGAGATCGACCCGCCCGCGTACCGCGCGGCATGACGACCGTCGAACCGGGCCCGCCGACGCGTCGCGACTCGGGCTGGACGAGCGCCGCCCGTGGCCTCCGCAACGGCGTCGCCAACGCGTCCCGCATCGCCGGCGCGGGCTTGGTGCGCATGGGCGGCGCGATCGCGCCCGTGACCGGCGTCGTCACGCCCTTCGGCCGGATCGCGCTCGCGTCGGCGGCGGGCGCCCTCGTGCTCGCCGGCGTCCTCGGCTGGATCGAGTTCCTCTTCCTCGGCGCCACGCTCCTGGCGGCCGTCGTGCTCGCGTGCCTCACCCTGTTCGGTCGCGCGCAGTACCGCGTCGAGATCGGGCTGGAGCCCGCCCGCGTGGTCGCGGGGGAGCGGGCGATGGGGCGGATGCTGGTGACGAACGCCGCCCCGCGCCGGTCGGCGCCCACGCGCATGGAGCTGCCCGTGGGCGCGGGCGTGGCCGAGTTCCGCGTGCCGTCCCTCGATCCCGGCGGCGGGCGGGAGGAGCTCTTCGCCGTGCCGACCGCACGGCGCGCGGTCATCCCGGCCGGGCCCGCACTCTCGGTGCGCGGCGACCAGCTCGGGCTGCTGCGCCGCACCGTGCGCTGGACGGAGGTCATCGAGCTGTTCGTGCACCCGGTGACCGCGCGGCTCCAGCCGTCGGCGGCGGGGCTCGTTCGCGACCTCGAGGGCGAGGTCACGCCCGTCGTGACCGACAACGACATCTCGTTCCACGCGCTGCGCGCGTACGAGCCCGGCGACCCGCTGCGCAACGTGCACTGGCGCACGACCGCGCGCACGGGCACGCTCATGGTGCGGCAGTTCGAGGAGACGCGCCGCAGCGAGCTCGTGATCGTGCAGTCGACGGATGCCGCGCACTACGCGTCCGACGACGAGTTCGAGCTCGCCGTGTCGATCACGGCCTCGCTCGCCGTGCAGGTGCTGCAGGACGGCACGACCATGCACGCCGTCACCGACGCGCTGCGCCTGCGCACCGCGACCCCGACGGCGCTGCTCGACGACTGCGCGCGCATCGAGCCCGTCGCGGGGGTGCACCCGAGCCTCCGCGAACTCGCCCGCGCGCAGACCTCGCGGCTCGCGGCGCCGAGCGTCGTGCTGCTGGTCGCGGGCTCGATGCTGCCGGTCGCGGAGTTCCGCGGCGTCCAGCGGCTCTTCGGGGCCGACACGCGCGTGCTCGCGTTCCGTGCCGAGCACGGTGCGCGACCGGGCATCCGATCGGCGGGGTTGCCGGTCGCGACCGTGGGTCGGCTCGACGAGCTGCCCCCGATCGTGCGGAGCGTGCGCGGATGACCGCCGGGCGTCGTCCCACCGCCGCGACGGCGGCCGACGTGGTCGTGCCGCTCGTGCTCGCCGCCCTCGGCGTGGTCGGGTTCGCGACCGCGTTCGGCGGCGCGGGATACCTGCTGGCCGGGCTCGGCGGGCTCGTCGTGGGAGCGGGCGCGGGCGTGCTCGCGACCCGGCTCCGGCTCTCGCTGCTGCCGGCCGTGCTCGCGGGCGTGCTGGCGTACCTGGTGCTCGGCAGCGCCCTCGCGATGCCCGATCGCGCGCTGTGGTCGGTGCTCCCGACCCCCGAGACGCTCGCGGGGCTCGTGCTCGGCGCGGTGTGGGGCTGGGCCGACGTGCTGACCCTGCGGGCACCGGTGGAGGCGCCCGCGTACCTCACGGTCGTGCCGTACTTCGCCGGCTGGCTCGTCGGGCTCGCGACCGCCCTGCTCGCGACCCGATGGCTGCCCGGGCGCGGCACGGCGGCCCGCCGCGCCGTGCTCCTCGTCGGCCCGGTGCTGCTCCTGCTCGCTGCCGTGCTGCTCGGCACCGGCGAGTCGTTCCTGGGTCCGCTGCGCGGCGTGCTCTTCGCGGCGCTCGCGCTGGCCTGGCTGGGGTGGCGGCGGCGCGATCCCGCGGCGACGGACCCGGCGGCGGATGCCGCGGGCACGCGCATGCTCGCGCGTTCGCGCATGGGCGGGGCCGCCGTGCTCGTGGCGGGCGCCGTCACCGCCGGGGCCCTCGCCGCGACGGCGCTCGTGCCCGCACAGCCCGATCGCGTCGTCGTGCGCGACCTCGTCGCGCCGCCGTTCGACCCGCTCGACGCCCCGAGCCCGCTCGCGGGCTTCCGCGCGTACACCAAGGACCTCGCCGAGACGACGCTCTTCACGGTCGCGGGGCTGCGCGAGGGCGAGCGCCTGCGCCTCGCCGCGCTCGACGCGTACGACGGCCGGCTCTGGAACGCCGCCGGCCCGGAGGACACCGCGGGCGCCGGCGGATTCGCGCTCGTCGGCGCCGAGCTGCCCGAGCCGGCGCTCGGCGAGTTCGCCGCCGAGACCCGGGCGCTGCGCGTGGAGGTCCGGGCGTACGACGACGTCTGGCTGCCGTCGGTCGCCGCGCCGGAGCGGCTCGAGCTCGACGGGGCGATCGCCGATCGCGGCGACGACCTCCGCTACGACCCGGCGTCGGCGACCGCGGTGCTCATCGGAGGCGTCGCCGAGGGTGACCGGTACCTGCTCGAGGTGCACGAGCCCGTGCTGCCGTCGGACGAGGAGCTCGCCGACGTGCCGGTCGCCGCGGTGCCGCTCGCGCCCGTGGAGTCCGTGCCCGACGTGCTCGTCGCACGCGCCGAGCAGTACGCGGGCGACGAGGCCGCGCCCATCGACCGGCTGCGCGCGATCGAGACCGGCCTGCGCACCGACGGATTCCTCAGCCACGGGCTCGCCTCCGACGCGGTCGCCTCGCGCGCGGGGCACGGCGCCGACCGCATGGTCGACCTGTTCACGAGATCGCAGATGGTCGGCGACGAGGAGCAGTACGCCTCGGCCATGGCCCTCATGGCCCGGCACCTCGGCTACCCGGCGCGGGTCGTGATGGGGTTCGCGCCCGAAGGGGGCGCCGAGGGCGCCGTCGTCGAGGTGACGGGCGCGGACGTCACCGCCTGGGTCGAGGTGGCCTTCGACGGCGTCGGCTGGGTGCCGTTCCTCCCCACTCCCGACGACACCGACGTGCCGCAGGAGCAGGCGCCCCGGCCCGCAGCGGAGCCGCAGCCGCAGGTGCGCCAGCCCCCGCGCGCCGAGGAGCGCGAGGAGGACCTGCTCAGCACCGTCGAGATCGACGACACCGAGGACGAGGAGCGCGAGGACCCGCTCGTGGTGCCGGCATGGGCCTGGATCGTCGCGGGCGTCGTCGGCGTGCCGCTGCTCCTGCTGCTCGGCCCGCTCGTCGTGGTCGCGCTGCTGAAGGCCCTGCGGCGCCGCCGGCGGCGCCGCCACCCGCTCGGCGACCGCCGAGCGGCCGGCGCATGGGACGAGGTCGCCGACGGCTACGCCGAGCTGGGCTACGACGTCCGCCGGCGGGCGACCCGGCGCCAGATCGCGCACGACCTCGAGCGGCAGGTGCGCGAGCAGGCCGGCGCTGACCCGCGCACCGACGCTCGAGGCCGCCCCGTGGCATCCGCCGGGCTGTCGCCCATCGCCTCCGACGTCGACGCCGCCGTGTTCTCCGGTGCCGACATCGACGACGCGCGGGTGCGCGCGCTCTGGGCGCAGGCCGATCGCCACCTCGACGACGCGCGGCGGGCCTCCGGCCGGTCCCGTCGACTGCTGAGCCGCTACCGCATCCGCTCCCGTCGCGACTGGAGCCGCGTCGCGGCCGGTGAACACGCCCCGGCGGTCGCGCCCGGGCGCGGTGCTAGCCTGTAGTCGTGCAGCACGTTCGGCTCCTCCTTCGTTGCCGCGACGGGTCCTCGTCCTAGGCCTTCCCCGTCGCGGAGTCCATCGTCGGCTGATCACCCCCATCGAGGAAGACCATTCATGACCGCAGCACCCCCCACCGAGTCGCGCCCGCGCACCCTCGCCGAGAAGGTCTGGGCATCGCACCTCGTCGCCCAGGGTGACGAGGGCTCGCCCGACCTGATCTACATCGACCTGCACCTCGTGCACGAGGTCACCAGCCCGCAGGCCTTCGACGGCCTGCGCATGGCCGGCCGCCCGGTGCGCCGCCCCGACCTCACCATCGCGACCGAGGACCACAACACCCCGACCATCGGCATCGACAAGCCGATCGCCGACCTCACCAGCCGCACCCAGATCGAGACCCTGCGGAAGAACGCGAAGGAGTTCGGCATCCGCCTGCACTCGCTCGGCGACGTCGAACAGGGCATCGTGCACGTCGTCGGCCCGCAGCTCGGGCTCACCATGCCCGGCATCACCGTCGTCTGCGGCGACTCGCACACCTCGACGCACGGCGCGTTCGGCGCGATGGCGTTCGGAATCGGCACGAGCGAGGTCGAGCACGTGCTCGCCACCCAGACCCTGCCGCTCAAGCCCTTCAAGACGATGGCGATCAACGTCGAGGGCACGCTCCGGCCGGGCGTCACGGCGAAGGACATCATCCTCGCGGTGATCGCGAAGATCGGCACCGGCGGCGGCCAGGGCTACGTGCTCGAGTACCGCGGCAGCGCGATCCGCGCACTGTCGATGGACGGCCGCATGACCATCTGCAACATGTCGATCGAGGCCGGTGCGCGCGCCGGCATGGTCGCGCCCGACCAGACCACGTTCGACTACCTCGAGGGGCGTGCGCACGCCCCGCAGGGCGAGGACTGGAACGCCGCGGTCGAGTACTGGAAGACGCTGCCGACCGACGAGGGCGCCGAGTTCGACGCCGAGGTCTTCATCGACGCCGACGCGCTCGAGCCGTTCGTCACCTGGGGCACGAACCCGGGCCAGGGCGTGTCGCTGAGCGAGCGGGTGCCCGACCCCGACTCCATCGCGGACCAGCACGACCGTGCCGCGGCCGAGCGCGCCCTGCAGTACATGGACCTCGAGGCGGGAACGCCGCTGAAGGAGATCGCGGTCGACGCCGTGTTCATGGGCTCGTGCACGAACAGCCGCATCGAGGACCTGCGCGCGTTCGCCTCGATCATCGAGGGCCGGAAGAAGGCCGACGGCGTGCGCGTCATGGTCGTGCCCGGCTCCGCACGCGTGCGGCTCGAGGCCGAGGCCGAGGGCCTCGACAAGGTCTTCACCGACTTCGGCGCCGAGTGGCGCTTCGCCGGCTGCTCGATGTGCCTGGGCATGAACCCCGACCAGCTCGCGCCGGGCGAGCGCTGCGCGTCCACGTCGAACCGCAACTTCGAGGGCCGCCAGGGCAAGGGCGGCCGCACCCACCTGGTCTCGCCGCTGGTCGCGGCCGCGACCGCCGTGCGCGGCACGCTGTCGAGCCCGTGGGACCTCGAGCAGGAAGGGGCCTAGGCCATGGAGAAGTTCGACACCGTGATCGGCACGGGCGTCCCGCTGCGACGCTCGAACGTCGACACCGACCAGATCATCCCCGCCGTCTACCTCAAGCGGGTCACCAAGACCGGCTTCGACGACGCGCTCTTCGCCGAGTGGCGCAAGGACCCCGAGTTCGTGCTGCACCACCCGCACTACAAGGAGGGCAGCGTGCTCGTCGCCGGCCCCGACTTCGGCACGGGCTCCAGCCGCGAGCACGCCGTCTGGGCGCTGCGCGACTACGGCTTCAAGGTCGTCATCTCCTCGCGCTTCGGCGACATCTTCCGCGGCAACTCCGGCAAGCAGGGCCTGCTCGCCGCGCAGGTCGCGTACGAGGACATCGAGCGCATCTGGGAGGCCATCGAGGCCGAGCCGGGAATACCGGTGACCGTCGACCTCGTTGCCCGTACGGTGAGCGTCGCCGACCTCACCGTGCCGTTCGACATCGACGACTACACTCGGTGGCGTCTCCTCGAGGGGCTCGACGACATCTCGTTGACCCTCCGGGACGAGGGGGCCATCGCCCGGTTCGAGGAGACTCGGCCGGCATGGAAGCCGAAGACGCTCCCCGCCAGGGAGCCGGCAGGATCAGGAACACCGTGAACACTCTCGTGGACGACGCAAAGCAGCACGGATCGGCGGTCGGCCTCACGGGCGACCGCATCGAGATCGAGGGCGGCAAGCCGCTGCGCGGGCGGATCGAGCTCAAGGGCGCGAAGAACCTCGTCACCAAGGCGATGGTCGCGGCCATCCTGGGCGACACGCCCAGCCACCTCCGGAACGTGCCCGACATCTCCGACGTGCGCATCGTGCGCGGGCTGCTCGAGGTGCACGGGGTCCGGGTCCGCGAGTCCGAGGACGGCGACGGGCTGCTGCTCGACCCGGCCGAGGTCGAGTCGGCGCACTTCGCCGACATCGACGCGCACGCCGGCTCCAGCCGCATCCCGATCCTGTTCTGCGGGCCGCTGCTGCACCGCCTCGGCGAGGCGTTCATCCCCGACCTCGGCGGCTGCCGCATCGGCGACCGGCCGATCGACTACCACCTCGAGGTGCTGCGCAACTTCGGCGCGCTCGTGGAGAAGCTCCCGAGCGGCATCCGCATGTCGGCGCCCGAGGGGCTGCGCGGCGCGAAGGTGGCACTGCCGTACCCGAGCGTGGGCGCGACCGAGCAGGTGCTGCTCACCGCGGTGCGCGCCGACGGCATCACCGAGCTCTCGGGCGCCGCGATCGAGCCCGAGATCATGGACCTCATCAACATCCTGCAGAAGATGGGCGCCATCATCTCGGTCGACACCGACCGGGTCATCCGCATCGAGGGCGTCGAGAAGCTCGAGGGGTACACGCATCGCGCGCTCTTCGACCGCAACGAGGCCGCCAGCTGGGCCGCCGCCGCGCTCGCGACCGAGGGCGACATCGTCGTCGGCGGCGCCCGCCAGTCGGAGATGCTCACCTTCCTCAACGTCTTCCGCAAGGTCGGCGGCGCCTTCGAGATCCAGGACGACGGCATCCGGTTCTACCACCCGGGCGGCGAGCTGAAGCCCGCGATCATCGAGACCGACGTCCACCCCGGGTTCATGACCGACTGGCAGCAGCCGCTCGTCGTCGCCCTGACCAAGGCGAACGGCGTGTCGATCGTGCACGAGACCGTGTACGAGCAGCGCTTCGGCTTCGTCGACGCGCTGGTCGACATGGGAGCCTCGATCGAGGTGCACCGCGAGTGCCTCGGCGGCCTCCGCTGCCGCTTCGGCCAGCGGAACTTCCGCCACTCCGCGGTCATCTCCGGCCCGTCGCACCTGCATGGTGCCGACATCGAGGTGCCCGACCTGCGCGGCGGCTTCAGCCACCTCATCGCGGCCCTGACCGCGGAGGGCCGATCGACGGTCAGCAACGTGGGCATCATCGCCCGCGGGTACGAGGACTTCATCGGCAAGCTGCGCAAGCTGGGGGCGGACTTCACGCTGCTCGCGTAGGTCCCCGATACCGGGGCGGCATGCGTCGTCAGCCATAATGGGTCGGTGCAACAGCAAGCGTCGTCCCCAGCGCCCCGCGCGAAGCAGCGATCGGAGCGCAGCAGGCCCTCGTTCTTCTGGCTGCTCGCCGGGCTCCTCCTGCCGCCCATGTCGGCCATGATCCGGCTGCGGTTCCACGGCGAGAAGCTCCCGGCCCAGGGCGCGTTCGTGCTCGCGCCGAACCACTACAGCGAGATCGATCCGGTCGTGATGGGCGTCGCCACCTGGCACCTCGGGCGCCTGCCCCGGTTCCTCGCGAAGGCGTCGCTGTTCCGCGTGCCCGTGGTCGGCTGGTTCCTGCGCACCTCGGGCCAGATCCCGGTGGAGCGCGCCGGCTCCCGCAGCCACACGGCGCTGCGGGCCGCCCAGGAGCTCGTCGCCAAGGGACGC
This portion of the Agromyces rhizosphaerae genome encodes:
- a CDS encoding transglutaminase-like domain-containing protein; the encoded protein is MTAGRRPTAATAADVVVPLVLAALGVVGFATAFGGAGYLLAGLGGLVVGAGAGVLATRLRLSLLPAVLAGVLAYLVLGSALAMPDRALWSVLPTPETLAGLVLGAVWGWADVLTLRAPVEAPAYLTVVPYFAGWLVGLATALLATRWLPGRGTAARRAVLLVGPVLLLLAAVLLGTGESFLGPLRGVLFAALALAWLGWRRRDPAATDPAADAAGTRMLARSRMGGAAVLVAGAVTAGALAATALVPAQPDRVVVRDLVAPPFDPLDAPSPLAGFRAYTKDLAETTLFTVAGLREGERLRLAALDAYDGRLWNAAGPEDTAGAGGFALVGAELPEPALGEFAAETRALRVEVRAYDDVWLPSVAAPERLELDGAIADRGDDLRYDPASATAVLIGGVAEGDRYLLEVHEPVLPSDEELADVPVAAVPLAPVESVPDVLVARAEQYAGDEAAPIDRLRAIETGLRTDGFLSHGLASDAVASRAGHGADRMVDLFTRSQMVGDEEQYASAMALMARHLGYPARVVMGFAPEGGAEGAVVEVTGADVTAWVEVAFDGVGWVPFLPTPDDTDVPQEQAPRPAAEPQPQVRQPPRAEEREEDLLSTVEIDDTEDEEREDPLVVPAWAWIVAGVVGVPLLLLLGPLVVVALLKALRRRRRRRHPLGDRRAAGAWDEVADGYAELGYDVRRRATRRQIAHDLERQVREQAGADPRTDARGRPVASAGLSPIASDVDAAVFSGADIDDARVRALWAQADRHLDDARRASGRSRRLLSRYRIRSRRDWSRVAAGEHAPAVAPGRGASL
- the leuC gene encoding 3-isopropylmalate dehydratase large subunit, which gives rise to MTAAPPTESRPRTLAEKVWASHLVAQGDEGSPDLIYIDLHLVHEVTSPQAFDGLRMAGRPVRRPDLTIATEDHNTPTIGIDKPIADLTSRTQIETLRKNAKEFGIRLHSLGDVEQGIVHVVGPQLGLTMPGITVVCGDSHTSTHGAFGAMAFGIGTSEVEHVLATQTLPLKPFKTMAINVEGTLRPGVTAKDIILAVIAKIGTGGGQGYVLEYRGSAIRALSMDGRMTICNMSIEAGARAGMVAPDQTTFDYLEGRAHAPQGEDWNAAVEYWKTLPTDEGAEFDAEVFIDADALEPFVTWGTNPGQGVSLSERVPDPDSIADQHDRAAAERALQYMDLEAGTPLKEIAVDAVFMGSCTNSRIEDLRAFASIIEGRKKADGVRVMVVPGSARVRLEAEAEGLDKVFTDFGAEWRFAGCSMCLGMNPDQLAPGERCASTSNRNFEGRQGKGGRTHLVSPLVAAATAVRGTLSSPWDLEQEGA
- the leuD gene encoding 3-isopropylmalate dehydratase small subunit; translation: MEKFDTVIGTGVPLRRSNVDTDQIIPAVYLKRVTKTGFDDALFAEWRKDPEFVLHHPHYKEGSVLVAGPDFGTGSSREHAVWALRDYGFKVVISSRFGDIFRGNSGKQGLLAAQVAYEDIERIWEAIEAEPGIPVTVDLVARTVSVADLTVPFDIDDYTRWRLLEGLDDISLTLRDEGAIARFEETRPAWKPKTLPAREPAGSGTP
- the murA gene encoding UDP-N-acetylglucosamine 1-carboxyvinyltransferase; protein product: MNTLVDDAKQHGSAVGLTGDRIEIEGGKPLRGRIELKGAKNLVTKAMVAAILGDTPSHLRNVPDISDVRIVRGLLEVHGVRVRESEDGDGLLLDPAEVESAHFADIDAHAGSSRIPILFCGPLLHRLGEAFIPDLGGCRIGDRPIDYHLEVLRNFGALVEKLPSGIRMSAPEGLRGAKVALPYPSVGATEQVLLTAVRADGITELSGAAIEPEIMDLINILQKMGAIISVDTDRVIRIEGVEKLEGYTHRALFDRNEAASWAAAALATEGDIVVGGARQSEMLTFLNVFRKVGGAFEIQDDGIRFYHPGGELKPAIIETDVHPGFMTDWQQPLVVALTKANGVSIVHETVYEQRFGFVDALVDMGASIEVHRECLGGLRCRFGQRNFRHSAVISGPSHLHGADIEVPDLRGGFSHLIAALTAEGRSTVSNVGIIARGYEDFIGKLRKLGADFTLLA